In a single window of the Pseudomonadota bacterium genome:
- a CDS encoding phosphate/phosphite/phosphonate ABC transporter substrate-binding protein codes for MKRSASRFGRKFVVTLIVMGAIIFLFTPGQPLAGEKGYTIGLIPQGPALKMYERWAPFIDRLSKETGLLLSVKVYDHVSQFENSLKEGLVDFAYLNSTQEAAAFNQQGYIPLVRSEKFFKGAIFVPTDSKISSVQELKGQNIAFVSERSLCSVVLRQALSTEEEIGDFHIVYAGSSGNVYKNVLLGKAEAGGTLDVSLNRESSEVVSRLKTIYETPPMAPHPIAAHPRTPEAAREAIVGAMLRMAGEEEGKKLLESIRMPSPLVLADYQRDYRWLEKYMVD; via the coding sequence ATGAAGCGAAGTGCAAGCCGATTCGGCAGGAAGTTTGTCGTCACCCTGATCGTGATGGGAGCCATAATTTTTCTCTTCACGCCAGGGCAACCACTGGCCGGGGAGAAGGGGTATACCATTGGTCTCATCCCCCAGGGGCCCGCCCTGAAAATGTATGAACGGTGGGCGCCGTTTATCGACCGTCTGTCGAAGGAGACCGGGTTGCTGCTTTCGGTCAAAGTCTATGATCATGTTTCCCAGTTCGAGAACAGCCTCAAGGAAGGTCTGGTCGATTTCGCCTATCTGAATTCAACCCAGGAGGCGGCGGCATTCAACCAGCAGGGTTATATTCCGCTTGTCAGGAGTGAAAAGTTTTTCAAGGGAGCCATCTTTGTGCCCACTGACTCAAAGATCAGTTCGGTTCAGGAACTGAAAGGTCAGAACATCGCCTTTGTCAGTGAAAGAAGCCTCTGCTCGGTGGTTCTCCGCCAGGCCCTCTCCACCGAGGAGGAAATTGGCGACTTTCATATCGTCTATGCGGGCAGTTCGGGGAATGTCTATAAGAATGTCCTGCTCGGCAAGGCCGAGGCGGGCGGCACCCTCGACGTTTCACTGAATCGTGAGTCGTCCGAAGTTGTCTCCCGATTAAAGACCATCTATGAAACCCCGCCCATGGCCCCGCACCCGATTGCCGCCCACCCCAGGACCCCTGAAGCGGCACGGGAGGCGATTGTCGGTGCGATGTTGAGGATGGCCGGAGAGGAAGAGGGGAAAAAACTCCTGGAGTCAATCCGCATGCCTTCTCCACTGGTCCTTGCGGATTATCAGAGGGATTACCGCTGGCTTGAAAAGTACATGGTCGATTGA
- a CDS encoding VWA domain-containing protein, translated as MKKLKLSSIVCCIVAASFIVLAGCSGKKEEVNYTKGVYMLLDTSGTYTLELKKAQGIINYLLGSLNPADSFAVARIDSGSFSEKDIIHKVTFDSRPSVATNQKRVFAQKIEEFVNTVESAPFTDISGGMLQAVEWLNEINAGKKIILIFSDMEEELAKGHKRDFQIPLQGFKVVALNVTKLRADIQDPTIYLDRMNGWKMKVEDSAGKDSFLVINDLERLEAILE; from the coding sequence ATGAAGAAACTCAAACTCTCGTCCATTGTGTGTTGTATCGTTGCCGCAAGCTTTATTGTTCTGGCCGGATGCAGCGGCAAAAAGGAAGAAGTGAACTACACAAAAGGGGTTTATATGCTGCTGGACACTTCCGGCACCTACACCCTTGAGTTGAAGAAAGCGCAGGGAATCATCAATTATCTGCTCGGTTCCCTGAATCCGGCAGACTCTTTTGCGGTTGCCCGGATCGATTCCGGCAGCTTCAGTGAAAAAGACATCATTCACAAGGTTACCTTCGACAGCCGTCCTTCGGTGGCCACCAATCAGAAAAGAGTTTTCGCCCAGAAGATTGAAGAATTTGTGAATACCGTTGAAAGTGCCCCGTTTACCGACATTTCGGGCGGAATGCTGCAGGCGGTGGAGTGGTTGAATGAGATCAATGCCGGCAAGAAAATCATCCTGATCTTTTCCGACATGGAGGAAGAGCTGGCCAAGGGACACAAGCGGGATTTCCAGATCCCGCTGCAGGGCTTCAAGGTCGTGGCTTTGAATGTTACAAAATTACGGGCGGACATCCAGGACCCGACGATCTATCTGGACCGGATGAACGGCTGGAAAATGAAAGTTGAAGACAGCGCCGGCAAAGACAGTTTCCTGGTGATTAATGATCTGGAAAGACTTGAGGCGATTCTTGAGTAA
- a CDS encoding porin family protein — protein MSGIICLVSFFVTTSATAADFAVMVKSGAVNLWDDKQRLDGVQRDFDDSGNKIFSIGWEIRNQKNVGLGMEYTNFKHEFTPPASTGMTRTQVYLFTAKKYFVPHEMIRPFFGIGLGWGHAKYDDGIGNVDRDMNAALQASMGIEFLFAENFGFYTELKGLASNTDGESENEFDFSSTGLMAGVSFVF, from the coding sequence ATGTCAGGAATTATTTGCCTGGTATCATTCTTTGTGACCACTTCAGCCACAGCCGCCGATTTCGCGGTAATGGTCAAATCCGGGGCAGTAAATCTCTGGGATGACAAACAGCGGCTTGACGGGGTTCAGCGAGACTTTGATGATTCGGGAAACAAGATTTTCTCGATCGGCTGGGAGATCCGAAACCAAAAAAATGTGGGCCTCGGCATGGAGTACACCAACTTCAAACATGAATTCACACCGCCCGCATCAACCGGAATGACCAGGACCCAGGTCTATCTTTTCACAGCGAAAAAGTACTTTGTGCCACACGAGATGATCCGCCCCTTTTTCGGGATCGGGTTGGGCTGGGGTCACGCCAAATACGACGACGGGATCGGCAATGTCGACCGCGATATGAATGCGGCCCTTCAGGCATCAATGGGAATCGAGTTCCTGTTCGCGGAAAATTTCGGCTTCTACACCGAACTTAAAGGCCTCGCCTCCAACACTGATGGCGAGAGCGAGAACGAATTCGATTTCTCAAGCACCGGCCTCATGGCCGGAGTGAGTTTTGTGTTTTAA
- a CDS encoding protein-glutamate O-methyltransferase CheR, with protein MTDTSENEKIEIDLLLEAIFRKHGYDFRNYSKAHVRRRIVHFFASSGLDNLSAMQHKVLTDPTFFGELLNTLSINVTEMFRDPSFFKAVRSEVAPLLLTYPFIRVWHAGCATGEEVYSMAILLAEENLLDRAQIYATDLSLKALEKAREGIIPVNEIKEYTGNYQKAGGKHSFADYYSAKYGLTKLNNSLKDKIVFADHNLVTDSAFGEMHLIVCRNVLIYFNRDLQNKIFKLMLDSLCPGGFLCLGSKETLQFSEYADAFETVSGKEKIYRKKYQ; from the coding sequence ATGACCGACACTTCCGAGAATGAGAAAATCGAGATCGACCTGCTCCTGGAGGCGATATTCCGGAAGCACGGCTACGATTTCCGCAACTACAGCAAGGCCCATGTCAGACGCAGGATCGTCCATTTTTTCGCCTCGTCGGGCCTGGACAACCTTTCGGCCATGCAGCACAAGGTCCTCACCGACCCCACTTTTTTCGGTGAACTGCTGAACACCCTCTCCATCAACGTCACCGAAATGTTCCGCGACCCCTCTTTTTTCAAAGCGGTCAGAAGCGAGGTGGCGCCGCTGCTGCTCACCTACCCGTTTATCAGGGTGTGGCATGCCGGATGCGCCACCGGGGAAGAGGTGTACTCCATGGCCATCCTGCTCGCCGAGGAAAATCTCCTCGACCGCGCCCAGATCTACGCCACCGACCTGAGCCTGAAAGCCCTGGAAAAAGCCCGGGAAGGAATCATTCCGGTCAACGAGATCAAGGAGTACACCGGGAACTACCAGAAAGCCGGGGGCAAACATTCTTTTGCCGACTACTACTCGGCAAAGTACGGCCTCACCAAACTGAACAATTCACTCAAAGACAAAATCGTCTTTGCCGATCACAACCTGGTGACCGATTCCGCCTTCGGCGAGATGCACCTGATCGTCTGCCGCAATGTCCTGATCTACTTCAACCGGGATCTGCAGAACAAAATTTTCAAACTGATGCTCGACTCTCTCTGCCCGGGAGGCTTTCTCTGTCTGGGCAGCAAGGAAACCCTGCAGTTTTCTGAGTATGCCGACGCCTTCGAAACAGTTTCGGGGAAAGAAAAAATATACCGGAAAAAGTATCAATGA
- a CDS encoding chemotaxis protein CheB, which produces MIRGQYKIVVIGVSFGGLTALSTLLKPLPAAFPVPLLIVQHTSPDADAFLPAHLNKLSRLQVKEAEPGELARPGTVYLAPPNYHLLLEDDLSLSLSADERINYSRPSIDVLFESAAHSCGKEVIGIILTGANNDGSRGLRTIQVCGGLTIVQDPDSAEAAMMPRAALDACRVDHLLPLPEIAPFLIGLICGKT; this is translated from the coding sequence ATGATCCGTGGTCAATACAAGATTGTGGTTATCGGCGTCTCTTTCGGCGGCCTGACCGCCCTGAGCACGCTTCTGAAGCCACTCCCCGCCGCCTTCCCGGTTCCGCTTCTCATCGTCCAGCATACCAGCCCGGATGCCGACGCCTTTTTACCCGCTCACCTGAACAAACTCAGCAGGCTTCAGGTCAAAGAGGCCGAGCCCGGAGAGCTTGCCAGACCAGGCACCGTCTACCTGGCCCCGCCCAATTACCATCTGCTCCTGGAAGACGACCTGAGCCTGTCGCTGTCTGCCGATGAGAGAATCAATTATTCCCGGCCTTCGATCGACGTCCTTTTTGAGAGCGCGGCCCATTCCTGCGGCAAGGAAGTCATCGGCATCATCCTGACCGGGGCCAATAACGACGGCAGCAGGGGCTTGCGGACGATTCAGGTCTGCGGCGGACTGACCATTGTCCAGGACCCGGATTCGGCGGAGGCCGCGATGATGCCCCGCGCAGCCCTTGACGCTTGCCGGGTCGACCATCTGCTGCCGCTGCCTGAAATCGCGCCTTTTCTCATTGGCCTGATTTGCGGAAAAACTTGA
- a CDS encoding response regulator: MKLNIRNKILAGFALLCLVIGITGVLSVRQVNTIDHSANKFMIEETPLVDAIMELKYWTSQGHLILEEILNGDQEEDIGNSWKNFDQALWYCDAILSGGQNEEGRYIASHSPLVRKKIEETRQYLEEFIRLAKKRYSFHSGGSAAGSDVDQAFDRLYESIQQDLDTLAVQHPDLGLALNYQKFRIADTHLFFEEFLGGDRSIDPEGIVKEFTASFAAITGTLKKRNIPATNLDGTLERFLAQVLERLKTHSSYAGAGTAIDDAFDLLYQKVVASSDQAETAIQQSMAEEQAHVAGTLAASRLIVLASSIIALLLALFTGLLLAHDLSAPIVMVTGILQKMAKGELDENIELSRRDEVGEMAESCQQVIESQRRAASFADQVGGGNYDTELHPNSAGDRLGHALVNMAERLAGMSRQNKRQIWLVESQAGLVEKIRGELDPAVIAEKVCTYLAGTIGAQIASFYLLTENQALRLTGDYAFHLRKGLADTIQIGQGLVGEAARSGKLISITDIPEDYIRVNSSLGDCRPANIVVLPFLHEGEVLGVIELGSCHEFSLDHLALLENCRETIAIAVHSARIHSRINELLQEGQQQNEELQTQQEELQAANEELRESQEALQAQQEELRVSNEELQEKSNSLERSEKSLQAQQEELRVTNEELEEKNKFMALKQDEIRQKNVELEDIRTHLELKARELEISSRYKSEFLANMSHELRTPLNSLLILSQDLLADKKKNLSEEQLESLTIIYKGGNDLLELINEILDLAKIESGRLDVNPAAVPFEDLAANLTDCFSHLAADKKLDFSIRIAPEMPPTMTTDFQKVVQILRNLCGNAIKFTRKGGVKVDIMMADPAGGLAGDFADRENVMLFRVADTGIGVAKDKQQEIFEAFQQADGSTSREFGGTGLGLSISRELAKLLGGEITLTSKVGKGSVFNLYLPLEFNPEKPQAANTARPEENELPEQDPDKPVARSRKAAPEVQSIDDDRQNISEKDRVMLVIEDDPDFAAILKRLCQQRGYRFLHAGGGVSGLVMAEQYRPDGIILDLILPDMSGWDVLNTLKKNKKTRHIPVHIISGDPSAQSGTSRGAMGVLLKPSSAEDIDAAFGRIEAVFARKVKKLLIVEDDDVLRKSLMKMTASDTVAVTAVAGGNEALAELRGGEYDCMILDLSLPDRNGFEVLQEISALDEKPPVIVYTGKELSQEEEYTLKRYANSIILKTARSSERLMDEAELFLHKMSDDLPEEKRKREASIRNYEKELQDKEILLADDDMRNMFALSKILKDSGVKVHQAPDGKKALEILGREKNISLVIMDIMMPVMDGYEAIGRIRKMKDYAKVPIIALTAKAMPADRNRCIEAGASDYLAKPVEIEKLLSLIRVWI, translated from the coding sequence ATGAAACTCAATATCCGCAATAAGATCCTGGCCGGTTTTGCCCTGTTGTGCCTGGTCATCGGGATCACCGGCGTGTTGAGTGTCCGCCAGGTCAACACCATCGATCACAGCGCCAACAAGTTCATGATCGAAGAGACGCCGCTGGTGGATGCGATCATGGAGCTGAAATACTGGACATCTCAGGGCCACCTCATCCTGGAGGAGATCCTGAATGGCGACCAGGAAGAAGATATCGGCAATTCCTGGAAGAATTTCGATCAGGCCCTCTGGTATTGCGACGCGATTTTATCCGGCGGGCAGAACGAAGAGGGCCGGTACATCGCCAGCCACTCCCCGCTGGTCAGGAAGAAAATCGAGGAAACCAGACAATACCTGGAAGAATTCATCAGACTTGCCAAGAAGCGTTACAGCTTCCATAGCGGCGGTTCTGCCGCAGGATCCGACGTAGACCAGGCTTTCGATCGCCTCTACGAATCAATCCAGCAGGATCTGGACACCCTGGCTGTCCAGCATCCCGATCTCGGCCTCGCCTTAAACTATCAGAAATTCAGGATTGCCGACACCCACCTGTTCTTCGAGGAATTCCTGGGCGGCGACCGCTCGATCGATCCGGAAGGGATCGTCAAAGAGTTTACCGCCAGCTTCGCGGCGATCACCGGGACCCTGAAAAAAAGAAATATTCCCGCAACCAACCTGGACGGCACCCTGGAAAGGTTCCTCGCTCAGGTGCTGGAGCGGCTCAAAACCCACAGTTCCTATGCCGGGGCGGGCACCGCAATAGACGATGCATTCGACCTTCTGTACCAGAAGGTCGTCGCTTCCTCCGACCAGGCTGAAACCGCGATCCAGCAGTCCATGGCAGAGGAACAGGCCCACGTTGCCGGAACCCTGGCCGCGAGCCGCCTGATCGTTCTGGCCTCATCCATCATCGCCCTGCTGCTGGCCCTCTTCACCGGTCTGCTCCTGGCCCATGATCTTTCGGCGCCGATCGTGATGGTGACCGGTATCTTGCAGAAGATGGCAAAGGGTGAGCTCGACGAAAACATCGAACTCTCCCGCCGGGACGAGGTGGGGGAAATGGCCGAGTCCTGCCAGCAGGTCATCGAAAGCCAGCGCCGGGCCGCCTCTTTTGCCGACCAGGTGGGCGGCGGGAATTATGACACCGAACTGCACCCGAACTCTGCCGGCGACCGCCTTGGTCACGCCCTGGTCAATATGGCTGAACGTCTTGCCGGGATGAGCAGGCAGAACAAAAGACAGATCTGGCTGGTGGAAAGCCAGGCCGGCCTGGTGGAAAAGATCAGGGGAGAGCTTGATCCCGCAGTCATCGCCGAGAAGGTCTGCACGTATCTGGCCGGAACGATCGGAGCCCAGATCGCCTCTTTTTACCTGCTGACCGAAAATCAAGCTCTGCGGCTGACCGGCGACTACGCCTTTCATCTGCGCAAAGGCCTTGCCGATACAATACAAATCGGGCAGGGGCTGGTCGGTGAAGCGGCCCGTTCCGGGAAACTGATCTCGATCACCGATATCCCGGAGGATTACATCCGGGTCAACTCTTCACTCGGCGACTGCCGCCCGGCAAACATCGTCGTTCTGCCCTTTCTCCACGAAGGTGAGGTTCTCGGGGTGATCGAGCTCGGCTCCTGCCATGAATTCTCACTCGACCATCTGGCGCTTCTCGAAAACTGCAGGGAAACCATCGCGATCGCCGTTCACTCCGCCCGGATTCACAGCCGGATCAACGAACTGCTGCAGGAGGGACAGCAGCAGAATGAAGAGCTGCAGACCCAGCAGGAGGAACTCCAGGCCGCCAATGAAGAACTGCGGGAATCCCAGGAGGCCCTGCAGGCGCAGCAGGAGGAACTGCGAGTCTCCAACGAGGAGCTGCAGGAGAAATCGAATTCCCTGGAAAGATCGGAAAAGAGCCTCCAGGCCCAGCAGGAGGAACTGCGGGTGACCAACGAGGAGCTGGAAGAGAAGAACAAGTTCATGGCCCTGAAGCAGGACGAGATCAGGCAGAAAAACGTCGAGCTGGAAGACATCAGGACCCATCTGGAGCTGAAGGCCCGCGAGCTTGAAATCAGCAGCAGATACAAGTCGGAATTCCTCGCCAACATGTCCCATGAACTGCGGACCCCCTTGAACAGCCTGCTCATCCTCTCCCAGGACCTGCTCGCCGATAAAAAGAAGAACCTGAGTGAAGAACAACTGGAATCGCTCACCATTATCTACAAGGGCGGCAACGATCTGCTGGAACTGATCAACGAGATCCTCGATCTGGCGAAGATCGAATCCGGCCGGCTGGACGTGAACCCAGCCGCCGTGCCGTTCGAAGATCTCGCCGCAAACCTCACCGACTGCTTTTCCCACCTGGCCGCCGACAAGAAACTCGATTTTTCGATCCGTATCGCGCCGGAAATGCCCCCGACGATGACCACCGATTTCCAGAAAGTCGTGCAGATCCTGCGCAACCTCTGCGGCAACGCCATCAAGTTCACCCGGAAAGGAGGCGTAAAGGTGGACATCATGATGGCGGACCCGGCCGGCGGTCTCGCGGGGGATTTCGCCGACCGGGAGAACGTGATGCTGTTCAGGGTTGCCGATACCGGAATCGGGGTGGCGAAAGACAAACAGCAGGAGATCTTCGAGGCCTTCCAGCAGGCGGACGGCTCCACCTCGCGGGAGTTCGGCGGCACCGGTCTTGGCCTGTCGATTTCCCGGGAGCTGGCCAAACTGCTTGGCGGGGAAATCACCCTCACCAGCAAGGTCGGCAAGGGTTCGGTGTTCAATCTCTATCTGCCGCTGGAATTCAATCCGGAGAAACCGCAGGCCGCAAACACTGCCCGGCCCGAAGAGAACGAGCTGCCGGAACAAGACCCGGATAAACCCGTCGCCAGGAGCAGGAAAGCCGCTCCCGAAGTGCAGAGTATCGACGATGATCGACAGAATATCAGTGAAAAAGACCGGGTCATGCTGGTCATTGAAGATGATCCGGATTTCGCCGCCATCCTGAAAAGACTCTGCCAGCAGCGTGGGTACCGGTTTCTCCACGCCGGCGGCGGGGTTTCCGGCCTGGTCATGGCCGAGCAGTACCGGCCGGACGGGATCATTCTTGACCTGATTCTTCCGGATATGTCGGGCTGGGACGTGCTCAACACCCTGAAGAAGAACAAAAAAACCCGGCACATTCCGGTCCATATCATCTCCGGAGATCCATCCGCCCAGTCCGGGACCAGCCGCGGCGCCATGGGGGTCCTGCTCAAACCGTCCAGCGCCGAAGATATCGATGCCGCCTTCGGTAGAATCGAAGCGGTCTTTGCCCGGAAAGTCAAAAAACTGCTCATTGTCGAGGATGATGATGTCTTGCGAAAATCGCTCATGAAAATGACCGCCAGCGATACCGTTGCGGTCACGGCGGTGGCCGGCGGCAATGAGGCGCTGGCCGAACTGCGTGGCGGAGAATATGACTGCATGATTCTCGATCTGTCCCTGCCGGACAGGAACGGTTTTGAGGTGTTGCAGGAAATTTCCGCCCTCGATGAAAAACCGCCGGTAATCGTCTACACCGGCAAGGAACTGAGCCAGGAAGAGGAATACACCCTCAAACGTTACGCGAACTCCATTATTCTGAAGACCGCCCGTTCTTCCGAAAGGCTGATGGACGAAGCGGAACTCTTCCTCCACAAGATGAGCGACGACCTCCCGGAGGAAAAGAGGAAGCGGGAGGCAAGCATCAGGAACTACGAGAAGGAACTCCAGGACAAGGAAATCCTCCTCGCCGATGACGACATGCGCAACATGTTCGCCCTCTCGAAGATCCTGAAAGACAGCGGAGTCAAGGTCCACCAGGCGCCGGACGGCAAAAAGGCCCTGGAGATCCTGGGCCGGGAAAAGAATATCAGCCTGGTCATCATGGACATCATGATGCCGGTCATGGATGGCTACGAGGCGATCGGCAGGATCAGGAAGATGAAGGACTATGCCAAGGTCCCGATCATCGCCCTGACTGCCAAGGCAATGCCCGCCGACCGGAACCGATGTATCGAAGCGGGCGCTTCCGACTATCTTGCCAAACCGGTGGAAATAGAAAAGCTGCTCTCCCTGATCCGGGTGTGGATATGA
- a CDS encoding response regulator encodes MSNRPKILLVDDKPENLVALEKVLSGLAADFVRAASGNEALTLLLDQEYALALVDIQMPGMDGFEMVELMRQQEKLLYLPVIFVSAIYREESHLIKGIESGAVDFIVKPIVPQILIGKVKVFLDLYLQRKKLEQYSRELKKREEVFKVLATSPAGMTDEDIFVNILKACQTVFQIEYVLIGKIVAHEKVDVCAMLTDGEIRKDIAWYNLAGTPCQDVANKGFCFFPEGVADLFPTDRYLVENRIESYLGAPVRLREGETVGILVAFSRKKIVVQDFTREIMDILARRVAMVIEWQHSDKERQDLQFQLQQAQKMEAIGTLAGGIAHDFNNILTAIIGYSELARLETPAEDKISDYLAEVLKAGLRAKELVTQILAFSRQSHSNRQPLDIKPILKESLKLIRATIPTTIRIDQDLSESCGCVQADPTQIHQVIMNLCTNAHHAMRDRSGVLSISLHKVEIHKEDAKVLGYKMTPGRYLKLQISDTGCGMKKEVIDRIFEPYFTTKEEGKGTGMGLAVVHGIVKAHHGHISVYSEPGKGSTFSIYLPEIETAASPVCPAIETPMAIPRGTERLLVVDDEPQITSMIRKMLANFGYRVTTFPGSTAALQAFLAAPDSFDLVITDMTMPEMTGLELAVKMLAARRDIPIILCSGHGGPAIEKEVREAGISTYLTKPLVLRELAQAVRKELDQKE; translated from the coding sequence ATGAGCAATCGGCCGAAAATCCTTCTGGTTGACGACAAACCGGAAAACCTGGTCGCCCTGGAAAAAGTGCTCTCCGGCCTCGCGGCGGATTTTGTCCGGGCAGCCTCGGGCAATGAAGCGCTGACCCTGCTTCTGGACCAGGAGTACGCCCTGGCCCTGGTGGACATCCAGATGCCGGGCATGGACGGCTTTGAAATGGTTGAGCTGATGCGCCAGCAGGAAAAACTCCTGTACCTGCCGGTGATCTTCGTTTCGGCCATCTACCGCGAGGAATCCCACCTGATCAAGGGCATTGAGAGCGGGGCGGTTGACTTCATCGTCAAACCCATCGTGCCGCAGATCCTGATCGGCAAGGTCAAGGTCTTCCTCGATCTCTATCTGCAGCGGAAAAAACTCGAACAGTACAGCCGGGAACTTAAGAAAAGAGAGGAAGTGTTCAAGGTGCTGGCCACCAGCCCCGCCGGGATGACGGATGAGGATATCTTTGTCAATATTCTCAAGGCGTGTCAGACTGTTTTCCAGATTGAATATGTCCTGATCGGTAAAATTGTTGCCCATGAAAAAGTTGATGTCTGCGCCATGCTGACCGATGGGGAAATCCGCAAAGATATCGCGTGGTATAATCTCGCCGGAACACCCTGCCAAGATGTTGCAAACAAAGGTTTCTGCTTTTTCCCTGAAGGAGTTGCCGATCTTTTTCCCACCGACAGATATCTTGTGGAAAACCGGATCGAGAGTTATCTGGGCGCCCCTGTCCGGTTACGCGAAGGCGAGACCGTAGGCATCCTGGTCGCTTTTTCCCGGAAAAAGATCGTGGTTCAGGATTTCACCAGGGAAATCATGGACATTCTCGCCCGGCGAGTGGCCATGGTCATTGAATGGCAACATTCCGACAAGGAGCGCCAGGACCTGCAGTTTCAGTTGCAGCAGGCCCAGAAGATGGAGGCCATCGGCACCCTGGCAGGCGGCATTGCCCACGACTTCAACAACATCCTCACCGCGATCATCGGTTATTCTGAACTGGCCCGTCTGGAAACGCCTGCAGAGGACAAAATATCCGATTATCTGGCTGAAGTATTGAAAGCCGGACTGAGAGCCAAGGAGCTCGTGACCCAGATTCTGGCCTTCAGCCGCCAGTCGCATTCCAACCGTCAACCCCTCGATATCAAGCCCATTCTGAAAGAATCCCTGAAGCTGATTCGCGCGACCATCCCCACCACCATCCGGATCGATCAGGACCTCAGCGAAAGCTGCGGCTGTGTGCAGGCAGATCCCACCCAGATCCACCAGGTGATCATGAACCTCTGCACCAACGCCCATCACGCAATGCGTGACCGGAGTGGCGTCCTGTCGATCTCCCTGCACAAGGTTGAAATCCATAAGGAAGATGCAAAGGTCCTTGGTTACAAGATGACTCCCGGGCGCTACCTGAAACTGCAAATAAGCGACACCGGCTGCGGGATGAAAAAAGAGGTGATCGACAGAATATTCGAACCATATTTCACCACCAAGGAAGAAGGGAAAGGCACGGGGATGGGTCTGGCGGTGGTGCATGGGATCGTCAAGGCCCACCATGGCCATATCAGTGTTTACAGCGAACCGGGGAAGGGCTCGACCTTCTCCATCTATCTGCCGGAAATTGAAACCGCAGCCTCTCCGGTCTGCCCGGCAATTGAGACCCCGATGGCCATTCCCAGAGGCACCGAGAGGTTGCTGGTGGTAGACGACGAACCCCAGATAACTTCAATGATCAGGAAAATGCTTGCGAACTTCGGATATCGGGTCACGACTTTTCCCGGAAGCACTGCCGCCCTGCAGGCCTTTCTCGCCGCACCGGATTCCTTTGATCTGGTCATCACCGATATGACGATGCCTGAAATGACCGGCCTCGAGCTGGCCGTGAAAATGCTCGCAGCCCGCCGGGACATCCCGATCATCCTCTGCAGCGGGCACGGCGGGCCGGCCATTGAAAAAGAAGTCCGGGAGGCGGGGATCAGCACATACCTGACCAAACCCCTGGTCCTCAGAGAACTGGCCCAGGCGGTCAGGAAAGAGCTGGATCAAAAAGAGTAA